A DNA window from Nitrospira sp. contains the following coding sequences:
- a CDS encoding conserved membrane protein of unknown function (Evidence 4 : Unknown function but conserved in other organisms; MaGe:77309447), producing MHTILLLTVSNIFMTFAWYGHLKYKDSPLWIVVLASWGIAFFEYCFQVPANRIGHYEFNAAQLKTIQEVITLIVFCVFSVLYLKEPLKWNYLAGFGLMIGAVFLIFKEW from the coding sequence ATGCACACCATTCTCCTGCTGACTGTCTCCAATATCTTTATGACCTTTGCCTGGTACGGACATCTGAAGTACAAGGATTCGCCTTTGTGGATCGTAGTGCTGGCGAGTTGGGGGATTGCCTTCTTTGAATATTGCTTTCAGGTGCCGGCGAACCGGATCGGGCACTATGAATTCAACGCGGCGCAATTGAAAACTATTCAGGAAGTGATTACCCTCATCGTGTTTTGCGTGTTTTCGGTGCTGTATCTGAAAGAGCCGTTGAAGTGGAATTATCTAGCTGGGTTCGGCCTGATGATCGGCGCGGTCTTTTTGATCTTTAAAGAATGGTGA
- a CDS encoding hypothetical protein (Evidence 5 : Unknown function; MaGe:77309448), whose amino-acid sequence MKHSVVVSLETHPRRVGEIDILPWQEFLARLWEGVYS is encoded by the coding sequence TTGAAACACTCTGTCGTCGTGAGCCTTGAAACGCATCCGCGTCGTGTGGGCGAGATCGACATTCTTCCTTGGCAGGAGTTTCTAGCGCGTTTGTGGGAAGGCGTCTATTCATGA
- a CDS encoding ATP-binding protein (MaGe:77309446), with protein MPPKKKESAKAAVASTAEDFEKLGVFYLGRPYDLAAKQAKPGWLLYDSKDLVTHAVCVGMTGSGKTGLCLSLLEEAAIDGIPAIIIDPKGDLGNLMLTFPSLKGEDFQPWINEDDARKKGLSPADYAKAQAELWTKGLAGWQQDGARIQRLRDAAEVAIYTPGSNAGIPISILKAFSVPPKEVLDDIELLREQVGATVTSLLGLIGLSVDPLKSPPHILLSAILESAWKKGYSLNLTTLIQQLQTPPFERMGALDIESFYPSEDPTGKDDPYKNRFSLAKRLNNLIAAPGFQIWKQGVSLDIDSLLHTSDGKPKLSIISIAHLSDAERMFFVTLLLTQTVAWMRRQSGTTSLRAILYMDEIFGYFPPVANPPSKLPLMTLLKQARAFGLGVVLATQNPVDLDYKGLANTGTWFIGRLQTERDKARVMEGLEGATSSSGKSFDKSRMEQILAGLGSRIFLMNNVHEDKPVVFETRWCLSYLRGPLTRNQIKLLMDPIKPKLAENVDVQKLNGELESFGNQPLHQSERPLLPPGIPQQFLPIRSVKPADATLVYQPMLLGSTRVKFVDAKHRIDFTEDANFLAPLSNGGIAVDWGDSMAVTLDLRDLEQGPSEEAEFAKLPVIAGKQKSFEGWTKDFGVWIYQTQKVDLFMSLSTKEISLPGESERDFRVRLQQSGREARDKAAESLRQKYAPKITTLQDRIRRAEQMKERQVSESRSSQVQAAISVGASILGAFLGRKTISATNIGRATTAIKSAGRVMKESQEVGQAEENVAVLQQQLVDLEAQFKAESDALAAATDPLNEKLETISIKPTKSNIAVKLVTLAWTPQWRDATGQLTSAWE; from the coding sequence ATGCCTCCTAAGAAGAAAGAGTCGGCGAAAGCAGCGGTGGCGAGTACCGCGGAGGATTTTGAAAAGCTCGGGGTCTTTTATCTCGGCCGTCCCTATGACCTTGCCGCGAAGCAGGCGAAGCCGGGATGGTTGCTGTACGACTCCAAAGATCTCGTGACCCATGCAGTCTGCGTCGGCATGACCGGCAGCGGCAAGACCGGGCTCTGTCTCTCGCTTCTTGAGGAGGCGGCGATCGATGGCATCCCGGCTATCATTATTGATCCCAAGGGCGACCTGGGCAACTTGATGTTGACGTTCCCGTCCCTCAAGGGCGAAGACTTTCAGCCCTGGATCAATGAAGACGACGCGCGCAAGAAGGGGTTGTCGCCTGCCGACTATGCTAAGGCCCAGGCCGAACTCTGGACGAAGGGATTGGCAGGTTGGCAGCAGGACGGCGCGCGCATTCAGCGGTTGCGCGATGCGGCCGAGGTGGCGATTTATACGCCGGGGAGTAACGCGGGCATACCAATTTCAATTTTGAAGGCGTTTTCCGTTCCGCCCAAGGAAGTGCTTGACGATATTGAGTTGCTGAGAGAGCAGGTTGGTGCCACCGTTACTAGTCTCTTGGGTCTCATAGGCCTTTCTGTCGATCCGCTCAAGAGCCCGCCACATATCTTGCTCTCTGCAATATTAGAGTCTGCTTGGAAGAAAGGGTACAGCCTCAATCTTACAACGTTGATTCAGCAACTTCAGACTCCGCCCTTCGAGCGCATGGGAGCGTTAGATATAGAATCCTTCTACCCAAGCGAAGATCCTACCGGCAAAGACGATCCTTACAAGAATCGTTTCTCATTAGCAAAACGCTTGAATAACTTGATCGCTGCGCCAGGGTTTCAGATTTGGAAACAAGGGGTGTCTCTAGACATTGATTCATTACTTCATACATCTGACGGCAAGCCAAAGCTTTCCATTATTTCGATAGCTCACTTGAGCGATGCTGAACGAATGTTCTTCGTTACTCTACTGCTTACTCAGACGGTAGCGTGGATGAGACGGCAATCTGGCACCACCAGCCTACGTGCGATTCTCTATATGGACGAAATCTTCGGCTATTTTCCGCCGGTGGCGAATCCGCCGTCCAAGTTGCCGTTGATGACGTTGCTTAAGCAGGCGCGGGCGTTCGGCTTGGGGGTCGTGCTGGCCACGCAGAACCCGGTCGATCTTGACTACAAAGGTCTGGCTAACACAGGAACTTGGTTCATTGGCCGGCTTCAGACTGAGCGGGACAAAGCAAGGGTCATGGAGGGGTTAGAAGGCGCGACATCAAGCTCGGGAAAGTCTTTTGACAAATCAAGAATGGAACAAATTCTGGCTGGATTGGGCAGTCGAATATTCCTTATGAATAACGTGCATGAGGATAAGCCTGTCGTCTTTGAAACTCGCTGGTGTCTTTCTTATCTCCGTGGCCCACTCACAAGGAACCAGATCAAGCTTTTGATGGACCCGATTAAGCCAAAACTGGCAGAAAACGTAGATGTTCAAAAGCTCAATGGTGAGCTGGAGTCTTTTGGAAATCAACCACTGCATCAGAGCGAACGTCCTTTGCTCCCTCCTGGTATCCCACAGCAATTTCTTCCTATCAGAAGTGTGAAGCCTGCAGATGCAACCCTTGTGTATCAGCCAATGCTACTGGGGAGTACAAGGGTTAAATTTGTAGATGCCAAGCATCGAATTGACTTCACTGAAGATGCTAACTTTCTTGCTCCACTTTCCAATGGAGGTATTGCTGTAGATTGGGGTGATTCGATGGCCGTCACCCTTGATCTGAGAGACTTAGAACAAGGGCCATCCGAAGAGGCAGAGTTTGCCAAGTTGCCGGTCATTGCCGGAAAGCAAAAAAGTTTCGAAGGATGGACAAAAGATTTTGGAGTTTGGATTTATCAGACGCAGAAGGTAGATCTTTTCATGAGCCTATCCACGAAAGAGATATCATTGCCTGGCGAGTCCGAACGCGATTTTCGCGTCCGGCTCCAACAGTCCGGCCGCGAAGCGCGGGACAAGGCGGCTGAATCGTTACGCCAGAAGTACGCGCCGAAGATTACAACGTTGCAGGACCGTATCAGACGGGCGGAGCAGATGAAGGAGCGGCAGGTGTCGGAGTCTCGCTCTAGCCAGGTGCAGGCGGCTATCAGCGTCGGAGCCTCGATCCTCGGCGCGTTCCTGGGCCGGAAGACGATCAGCGCGACGAATATCGGACGGGCGACCACGGCCATCAAGAGTGCGGGGCGCGTGATGAAAGAGTCGCAGGAAGTCGGCCAGGCGGAGGAAAATGTAGCCGTGCTTCAGCAGCAGCTGGTCGATCTCGAAGCACAGTTCAAAGCCGAAAGCGACGCGCTGGCGGCGGCGACCGATCCCTTGAACGAAAAGCTCGAAACCATTTCCATCAAGCCCACCAAGTCTAATATCGCGGTGAAGCTCGTAACCCTCGCCTGGACGCCGCAGTGGCGGGATGCGACTGGGCAACTCACGTCTGCTTGGGAATAG
- a CDS encoding hypothetical protein (Evidence 5 : Unknown function; MaGe:77309450), with protein MEYPGTLTALLAPSANAVLIRGKINVRRSIFSYNNPVKDHKMNHARSFTSNARKCDGRTSSAIRYLPFPLLRGGRAERSDVGMAGAER; from the coding sequence ATGGAATATCCTGGAACGCTTACTGCGCTACTAGCGCCTAGTGCTAATGCAGTTCTCATCCGAGGGAAAATCAACGTTAGACGCAGTATCTTTTCCTACAACAACCCTGTCAAGGATCACAAGATGAACCACGCTCGTTCTTTCACATCCAATGCTCGTAAGTGTGACGGAAGGACAAGTAGCGCCATCAGGTACCTACCCTTCCCCCTCTTGCGGGGTGGAAGGGCGGAGCGTTCGGACGTCGGCATGGCGGGCGCGGAGAGATGA
- a CDS encoding hypothetical protein (Evidence 5 : Unknown function; MaGe:77309449): MSVLQLAELLVPLQKDTVAYIVLSHELNLKIAKCQAKATSQAGWISAAATIIGAFVTFALGYFIGTSQPKGPSELASKPAVTAPTSQLNTAIANPTPLAPVVQIEPLKLGSSVDNNAKKERPPSNASPRP; encoded by the coding sequence ATGTCTGTGCTTCAACTTGCTGAGCTACTGGTGCCTCTTCAGAAGGACACCGTTGCCTACATTGTTCTTTCTCACGAGTTAAATCTGAAAATTGCCAAGTGCCAGGCCAAGGCAACTTCCCAAGCTGGTTGGATTAGCGCAGCCGCTACTATCATTGGGGCCTTTGTCACATTTGCGCTTGGGTATTTCATTGGAACATCACAGCCCAAGGGGCCGAGTGAACTGGCAAGTAAGCCCGCGGTCACGGCCCCAACAAGCCAGCTAAATACAGCGATAGCTAATCCGACACCGTTAGCCCCCGTCGTTCAGATTGAACCGCTAAAGCTGGGGTCTTCTGTAGACAACAATGCAAAGAAGGAGAGGCCGCCAAGCAATGCGAGTCCAAGACCGTAG
- a CDS encoding PNPLA domain-containing protein (MaGe:77309444): MTRLLLFSLGCLLTLSGCFAKIHQLPAHPDQHQPVFASLPDRDTLVGVAVSGGGSRAATFAAGALEALATVRFMEGGQERSVLEAVTHMSSVSGGSLATAYYAAKKPAKTEPVFAGQQLSPAYQQFFSRFKDDMQKNFQIRALGRQLLNFRIANPTKFAYSFADAWDANFFDEVTFAGVYERTRQGDAPHIMLNGTIYNSGRRLVLTTLAPEDFAYDFTAELRAKLIAKGLQFTPEGKASFDRSVDRAKNQFLPLTMEGIGADHRTLPLSLAVATSASFPPVVGPVTYRTAGSTSYTHVGDGGLFDNLGTESLTTLFLNKLHPAHSKAARGLVIVIDASYPFDEGASDLSESEKGFEVFIDDPSRIVGIMEERANAYQAMLWHSLRTEGVLLPDYDRLKLIILRHTDAEWTKDDPIPAGCPSGLTPTDVKRVIRQIPTLFKIDEDCHAPLLFAAAKKVVLKQQGRIVKFLEQSARAQ; this comes from the coding sequence ATGACACGACTACTGTTATTCAGCCTCGGATGCCTGCTCACGCTCAGCGGATGTTTTGCAAAAATCCACCAGCTCCCCGCTCATCCCGACCAGCACCAGCCAGTCTTTGCCTCATTGCCCGACCGGGATACGTTGGTCGGCGTTGCGGTCTCCGGCGGCGGCAGCCGCGCCGCGACGTTTGCCGCCGGCGCGCTTGAAGCCCTGGCCACTGTCCGTTTCATGGAAGGCGGACAGGAACGCAGCGTCCTGGAAGCGGTCACGCACATGTCGAGCGTCTCCGGTGGCAGTCTGGCGACGGCGTACTATGCCGCCAAAAAACCGGCCAAGACCGAACCGGTATTTGCCGGCCAGCAGCTCTCCCCCGCTTATCAGCAGTTTTTCTCCCGTTTCAAAGACGACATGCAGAAAAACTTTCAGATCCGGGCGTTGGGCCGCCAATTGTTGAACTTCCGGATAGCGAATCCGACGAAGTTCGCCTATTCCTTTGCCGACGCCTGGGATGCCAATTTTTTCGACGAGGTTACCTTTGCTGGAGTCTATGAGCGGACCAGACAAGGAGATGCCCCGCACATCATGCTGAACGGCACAATATATAACTCCGGCCGCCGGCTCGTGCTGACAACCCTGGCTCCCGAAGACTTCGCGTACGATTTCACTGCGGAGTTGCGAGCCAAACTGATCGCCAAGGGCCTCCAATTCACTCCGGAAGGCAAGGCCAGCTTCGACCGAAGCGTGGATCGGGCAAAAAATCAGTTTCTCCCGTTGACGATGGAAGGCATCGGCGCCGACCACCGGACACTGCCGTTGTCGCTGGCCGTGGCCACCTCCGCGTCATTCCCTCCGGTCGTCGGCCCCGTGACCTATCGAACCGCTGGCTCGACCTCCTACACACATGTGGGCGATGGCGGCCTCTTCGACAACCTCGGCACAGAATCCCTGACCACCCTGTTTCTCAACAAATTGCACCCAGCTCACTCCAAGGCGGCACGCGGCCTCGTCATTGTCATCGACGCCTCCTATCCGTTCGATGAAGGGGCTTCCGATCTCAGCGAGAGCGAAAAAGGATTTGAAGTCTTTATCGACGATCCTTCCAGAATTGTTGGGATCATGGAAGAGCGAGCCAACGCCTATCAGGCGATGCTCTGGCACAGTCTTAGAACAGAAGGCGTCCTCCTCCCGGATTACGACCGTCTGAAACTCATCATCCTTCGGCATACCGACGCCGAGTGGACGAAAGACGATCCGATCCCAGCCGGTTGCCCATCCGGACTCACTCCAACGGATGTAAAACGGGTGATCCGGCAGATCCCGACGCTCTTCAAGATCGACGAGGATTGTCACGCGCCGTTATTGTTTGCCGCCGCGAAGAAAGTCGTGCTGAAGCAGCAAGGCCGGATCGTGAAATTCCTTGAACAGTCCGCTCGGGCTCAATGA
- a CDS encoding ATP-binding protein (MaGe:77309451) produces MPPRQLYPRFAEPRLLDALADSPVVLIHGPRQCGKTTLARMVGDKRGYAYFSFDDDVVRGAAEKDPLGFVSDLPPKAILDEVQHVPQLFRALKNQVDRERVPGRFLLTGSANILLLPRLADSLAGRMAILRLSPLAQSELSRQSVDFISRLFGGRFTMRRFKRLGADLAHRIAAGGYPAALSRMTVRRRVAWYRDYVEAIVQRDVRDLARIGSFDIMPRLLALAAAQSARLLNITDLAGPFHVSRPTIRDYVTLMERVFLLEELLPWHSNRLSRLIKTPKLHLCDTGLAAAVLSLDPDALLADRMMLGQLLETFVYQELRRQASWQEVDVHFYHFRDKDGYEVDIVLERGAREVAGVEVKASATVTAADFRGLKKLAVAAGERFRAGVVLYDGETSVSFGDRMYAIPVRALWEAGEMREAERRSVRASA; encoded by the coding sequence ATGCCGCCACGTCAGTTATATCCTCGATTTGCCGAACCTCGCTTACTTGACGCACTCGCCGACAGCCCGGTTGTCCTTATTCATGGCCCTCGCCAGTGCGGGAAGACCACTCTGGCCCGAATGGTTGGGGATAAACGAGGATATGCGTATTTTAGCTTCGACGACGATGTGGTGCGAGGCGCCGCCGAGAAAGATCCGCTTGGCTTTGTTTCGGACTTGCCGCCGAAAGCAATTCTGGACGAAGTTCAGCACGTCCCTCAACTATTTCGTGCGCTTAAAAACCAGGTCGATCGTGAGCGTGTTCCTGGCAGATTCTTACTGACCGGGTCGGCCAATATACTGCTCTTGCCCAGACTTGCCGATTCTCTTGCCGGGCGCATGGCCATCCTTCGCCTCTCTCCCTTGGCGCAATCGGAATTGAGTCGCCAGTCAGTGGATTTTATTTCCCGGCTGTTCGGCGGGCGGTTTACGATGCGCCGGTTCAAACGATTGGGAGCAGATCTGGCTCATCGCATCGCCGCAGGTGGGTATCCGGCGGCACTGAGTCGGATGACAGTTCGACGCCGAGTGGCCTGGTATCGGGATTATGTTGAGGCGATTGTGCAGCGTGATGTACGTGACTTGGCGCGCATCGGCTCGTTCGACATCATGCCCAGATTATTAGCCCTCGCGGCCGCGCAGTCGGCACGATTGCTGAACATCACAGATCTTGCCGGGCCGTTTCATGTGAGCCGCCCGACCATTCGCGACTATGTCACCCTGATGGAACGGGTCTTTTTGCTGGAAGAGTTGTTGCCGTGGCACAGCAACCGTCTCAGCCGCCTGATCAAGACTCCCAAGTTGCATCTGTGCGACACCGGGCTCGCCGCCGCGGTCCTCAGTCTGGATCCCGACGCGCTGCTGGCTGATCGAATGATGTTGGGACAGCTCTTGGAGACCTTTGTTTATCAGGAGCTGAGACGGCAAGCGAGTTGGCAGGAGGTAGATGTTCACTTCTATCATTTTCGCGATAAGGACGGATATGAGGTCGACATCGTGCTTGAACGAGGGGCGCGCGAAGTGGCTGGGGTTGAGGTCAAGGCGTCGGCCACGGTGACGGCGGCGGATTTTCGAGGACTCAAGAAATTGGCCGTGGCGGCAGGAGAGCGGTTTAGAGCCGGTGTGGTGCTGTATGACGGGGAAACCAGTGTCAGCTTTGGCGACCGAATGTATGCCATACCTGTGCGCGCATTGTGGGAAGCGGGAGAGATGCGGGAGGCGGAAAGGCGGAGCGTTCGGGCGTCGGCATGA
- a CDS encoding conserved membrane protein of unknown function (Evidence 4 : Unknown function but conserved in other organisms; MaGe:77309445), producing MTWSWESVQRIVALLQPSWFATLIILGASLTFQADQTLDVIESVAADQGALSPQHVSLMMFLLILAISGWYFPRALLSVQYWNTPTPTNDREAQLFEQWRRYFPRFLGTAPILSIAVGFFRVGNPGYGFTYLVFAASFLAAVVLRRRHLLTEKTIVVSEPTISPETFRSLVALLCLSFVIFWAFVVFPIQAPLIVGSAGIVLYAAASWIAFGCLVLIHPTYRYRLPSLFVVMIVLSGLFGLWNDNHTIRPAADEPESWMRESIDQHLDAWLDARQSQWTAASNGYPVYIASAEGGGIRAGYWTASVLGKLEDTHPGFACHLLAISGVSGGSLGGGVFSALIADRIQQNGYECAEASHATRAPLLPLIRQMLGHDFLSPTLAGLFFPDLVQRLSPLAGSWTFPDRASYLERSWEQAWTETTGTDRFQASFRQLWESPQARYTVPSLFLNATWVDSGDRSIASNIALDPVRFARADDLMTFAMHSLPASAAIHASARFTYVSPPGTIQGKERTRQVVDGGYFENSGTLTAGEIARALMAARNRYCTRQSQPAAAHCLPPDIKPVILILSNDPHNPNNASAGDRPAAPDGQRFLAETLAPWQTLFHTRSARGYVSEHAVTREFETIRFALGDYKHADVPLGWMLSKATRASIDQQIDQLRGLDSLSHSTH from the coding sequence ATGACATGGTCCTGGGAATCCGTTCAGCGAATTGTTGCCCTCTTGCAACCCTCCTGGTTTGCCACTCTGATCATTCTCGGAGCCAGCCTCACATTCCAAGCCGATCAGACACTGGACGTCATTGAATCGGTGGCTGCCGACCAGGGCGCCCTGTCTCCACAACATGTCTCGCTCATGATGTTCCTGCTGATCCTCGCCATCAGCGGGTGGTACTTCCCGCGCGCGTTGCTCTCGGTCCAATACTGGAATACCCCGACGCCCACCAATGATCGGGAAGCCCAGCTCTTTGAGCAATGGCGGCGATACTTCCCAAGATTTCTCGGCACCGCCCCGATCCTCTCCATCGCCGTCGGATTTTTCAGAGTGGGCAATCCCGGCTATGGGTTTACATATCTAGTTTTTGCCGCTAGCTTCCTGGCCGCTGTAGTGCTTCGACGCCGCCACTTGCTGACGGAGAAAACCATCGTCGTATCCGAACCGACGATTTCTCCGGAAACTTTCAGAAGCCTGGTGGCTCTTCTCTGTCTGTCTTTTGTCATCTTCTGGGCCTTCGTCGTATTCCCGATACAGGCTCCGCTCATCGTGGGATCCGCCGGAATCGTGCTCTATGCGGCCGCTTCCTGGATTGCCTTCGGATGCTTAGTCCTCATTCACCCCACCTACCGCTACCGCCTGCCATCCCTCTTCGTTGTCATGATCGTGCTATCCGGTCTATTCGGCCTATGGAACGACAACCACACTATCCGTCCCGCTGCCGATGAGCCAGAATCCTGGATGCGAGAGTCGATCGACCAGCACCTGGATGCCTGGTTGGATGCCAGGCAAAGCCAATGGACCGCCGCCTCCAACGGCTACCCGGTCTACATCGCATCGGCGGAAGGTGGCGGCATTCGAGCCGGCTATTGGACCGCCTCTGTGCTGGGAAAGCTGGAAGATACCCATCCCGGTTTTGCCTGCCACTTGCTGGCAATCAGCGGCGTCTCGGGAGGGAGCCTGGGAGGAGGAGTTTTTTCAGCGCTGATTGCCGACCGTATTCAGCAGAACGGCTACGAGTGTGCGGAGGCGTCTCATGCAACCCGCGCCCCGCTGTTGCCTCTGATCAGGCAGATGCTCGGACACGACTTTCTCTCGCCGACATTGGCGGGCTTGTTCTTTCCCGATCTGGTCCAACGGCTTTCCCCGCTCGCTGGATCCTGGACCTTCCCCGACCGCGCCTCCTATCTCGAACGGTCGTGGGAACAGGCCTGGACTGAGACAACCGGGACTGATCGGTTCCAGGCAAGCTTCCGGCAGCTCTGGGAAAGCCCGCAGGCTCGCTATACAGTTCCTTCGCTCTTTTTGAACGCCACCTGGGTCGACTCCGGCGACCGAAGCATTGCCAGCAACATCGCGCTCGATCCGGTTCGATTCGCGCGCGCCGACGACCTGATGACCTTTGCGATGCACTCCCTTCCGGCCAGCGCGGCAATCCATGCGAGCGCCCGCTTCACCTATGTGAGTCCGCCCGGCACGATTCAAGGAAAGGAGAGGACTAGGCAAGTTGTCGACGGTGGCTACTTTGAAAACTCCGGCACGCTCACAGCCGGCGAAATCGCCCGGGCCCTCATGGCGGCGCGCAACCGCTACTGCACTAGGCAATCGCAACCGGCGGCGGCCCACTGCCTTCCGCCGGATATTAAACCGGTGATTCTGATCCTCAGCAACGACCCGCACAACCCGAACAATGCGTCGGCGGGCGACCGGCCGGCCGCGCCAGACGGCCAGCGCTTCCTGGCGGAAACCCTCGCGCCCTGGCAGACGCTCTTCCACACCCGCAGCGCGCGTGGCTACGTCTCCGAACATGCTGTCACAAGGGAGTTTGAGACGATCCGATTCGCGCTAGGGGACTATAAACATGCCGACGTGCCGCTCGGCTGGATGTTGTCGAAGGCGACGCGCGCTTCTATCGATCAGCAGATCGACCAATTGAGGGGACTGGACAGCCTGTCTCACTCGACCCACTGA
- a CDS encoding hypothetical protein (Evidence 4 : Unknown function but conserved in other organisms; MaGe:77309443), translating into MRPLGFVMVLTLPVLTGCASSLIDLRENLDVNRSSFEEKLAGDSTKREQFKACVQQAHDGTPLPLTIKNAASPMPIDAGLRTPVQAVIERMRHRAGNAAASLQVLSDMAGDFADPARRRLDLDKLRVLTGAIRHWHAHLDFDDDALAQDASLFARLLLAYNRAYFGDLTFSAAPDAATGTFQGVVQVTSQGFVDRNGSVFRFPGLSASVQVDASHRIELTTTPISSQQVSADLTRLFLEAFFDAAFRVPAAQQATALRAATPAAPYPAFDAAHAPISLDALAAVTRDALRTEAVVTSLVGKAVRGGSAFGTNNETVAATLETAAGVFAKKLVEHEGFCYFQVTQHP; encoded by the coding sequence ATGCGTCCCCTTGGTTTCGTCATGGTTCTGACGCTTCCGGTTCTGACCGGCTGCGCCTCATCGCTCATCGACTTGCGAGAAAATCTCGATGTCAATCGATCCTCGTTTGAGGAAAAGCTTGCGGGCGACTCAACGAAGCGGGAACAATTCAAAGCTTGCGTCCAACAGGCTCACGATGGCACGCCTCTGCCGCTCACCATCAAGAACGCCGCCTCACCCATGCCGATCGACGCCGGACTCCGAACCCCCGTGCAGGCGGTAATCGAGCGAATGCGCCATCGAGCCGGAAATGCCGCGGCATCCTTGCAAGTCCTGTCCGATATGGCTGGCGATTTCGCCGACCCGGCACGGCGCCGATTGGATCTGGATAAGCTCCGCGTCCTCACCGGCGCTATCCGCCATTGGCATGCCCACCTCGATTTCGATGACGATGCGCTAGCGCAAGACGCCTCGCTCTTTGCCCGGCTCCTCCTCGCATACAACCGCGCGTACTTCGGCGACCTGACGTTTTCCGCCGCTCCCGATGCCGCCACTGGCACTTTCCAGGGAGTCGTCCAAGTCACCTCGCAAGGCTTCGTGGACCGGAACGGGAGCGTCTTTCGATTTCCCGGCCTGTCCGCCTCCGTGCAGGTCGACGCCAGCCATCGCATTGAATTGACGACGACTCCTATCAGCTCGCAGCAAGTCAGCGCCGATCTGACGCGCCTGTTCTTGGAAGCGTTCTTTGACGCCGCATTCCGCGTTCCCGCGGCGCAACAGGCCACCGCATTGCGTGCGGCAACTCCGGCAGCGCCCTATCCGGCATTCGATGCCGCGCATGCGCCGATCTCGCTCGACGCACTGGCCGCAGTGACGCGCGATGCGCTCAGGACCGAAGCCGTCGTGACATCGCTGGTCGGGAAAGCCGTCCGCGGCGGAAGCGCCTTCGGCACGAACAACGAGACCGTCGCCGCCACGCTTGAAACGGCTGCGGGAGTTTTTGCAAAGAAACTCGTTGAGCACGAAGGCTTCTGTTATTTCCAAGTCACCCAGCATCCCTAA